The following proteins are co-located in the Calliphora vicina chromosome 2, idCalVici1.1, whole genome shotgun sequence genome:
- the IFT46 gene encoding intraflagellar transport protein 46 homolog: MNYYDEEIAISGGDIKPPNNVKVERISSRGSNSDKGNSMASGRSTAQQGGISMVNRTRQRTMIHGNSTDDDGLLQGIIDHDDEDDEDEDSDLHVPNAPAIQPLDKQQQHKLARHNDLPRSHGLPGSSRIMNLPSAKALDIDTEPSETESEEGSHRFKGAAMGHAPTSETQISITPDKWENLSLDREIKELFPYILKYTPQNIETPYHLQPFVPEYVPAVGDVDAFLKVTEPPLLKPQRSKEMQEHLHKLGLYFLDEPSGTQSEPSLLNMKLRSALTGSSKNARSTSAQMVPFAKSSKDIDKWINEVEQVHMSQSVYDAQPRKDIENMIIDWPRSYAEATGAAQEAYQQCLTEQHTLADYVRILCQQFAIEGPLETQADYLLSVQTLFALYLAANQAWE, from the exons ATGAATTACTATGATGAAGAGATTGCCATAAGCGGTGGTGATATAAAACCACCCAACAATGTCAAGGTAGAACGCATATCTAGCAGAGGAAGCAATAGTGACAAAGGAAATTCAATGGCCAGCGGAAGATCAACCGCACAACAGGGAGGTATCTCAATGGTTAACAGGACTAGACAAAGGACAATG ATTCATGGCAATTCTACGGACGATGATGGTTTGTTGCAAGGCATCATAGATCATGACGACGAGGATGATGAAGACGAAGATAGTGATCTACATGTACCAAATGCTCCAGCCATACAACCCTTAGATAAGCAGCAGCAACATAAATTAGCTAGGCACAATGATTTGCCACGTTCTCATGGCCTTCCTGGAAGTTCGAGAATTATGAATTTACCCTCAGCTAAAGCTTTAGATATTGATACAGAACCCTCGGAAACAGAATCCGAGGAGGGCAGCCATCGTTTCAAGGGCGCTGCCATGGGTCATGCCCCAACCTCTGAGACTCAAATTTCAATAACACCTGACAAATGGGAAAATTTATCTTTGGATCGTGAAATTAAGGAATTATTTccttatattttgaaatacacaCCACAAAATATAGAAACGCCTTATCATTTACAACCATTTGTACCGGAGTACGTACCGGCTGTAGGAGATGTCGATGCCTTTCTTAAAGTTACCGAACCTCCGCTTTTAAAGCCTCAACGTTCCAAAGAAATGCAAGAACATCTCCACAAATTGGGTTTATACTTCCTAGATGAGCCGTCAGGTACTCAAAGTGAACCGAGTCTGCTTAATATGAAACTACGCTCTGCATTGACGGGTAGCAGCAAAAATGCTCGCTCCACTTCTGCTCAAATGGTGCCCTTTGCTAAATCGAGCAAAGATATCGATAAGTGGATAAATGAAGTTGAACAAGTTCATATGTCTCAATCTGTTTACGATGCCCAACCCCGCAAGGATATTGAAAACATGATAATTGACTGGCCACGTTCGTATGCAGAAGCCACAGGCGCCGCACAGGAAGCTTATCAACAATGTCTAACCGAACAACACACACTCGCCGACTATGTACGTATTCTGTGTCAACAATTTGCCATTGAGGGACCACTCGAGACGCAAGCGGACTACTTATTAAGTGTACAAACATTATTCGCTTTGTATTTGGCTGCCAATCAGGCATGGGAATAA